One part of the Capra hircus breed San Clemente chromosome 4, ASM170441v1, whole genome shotgun sequence genome encodes these proteins:
- the COL1A2 gene encoding collagen alpha-2(I) chain encodes MLSFVDTRTLLLLAVTSCLATCQSLQEATARKGPSGDRGPRGERGPPGPPGRDGDDGIPGPPGPPGPPGPPGLGGNFAAQFDGKGGGPGPMGLMGPRGPPGASGAPGPQGFQGPPGEPGEPGQTGPAGARGPPGPPGKAGEDGHPGKPGRPGERGVVGPQGARGFPGTPGLPGFKGIRGHNGLDGLKGQPGAPGVKGEPGAPGENGTPGQTGARGLPGERGRVGAPGPAGARGSDGSVGPVGPAGPIGSAGPPGFPGAPGPKGELGPVGNPGPAGPAGPRGEVGLPGLSGPVGPPGNPGANGLPGAKGAAGLPGVAGAPGLPGPRGIPGPVGAAGATGARGLVGEPGPAGSKGESGNKGEPGAVGQPGPPGPSGEEGKRGSTGEIGPAGPPGPPGLRGNPGSRGLPGADGRAGVMGPAGSRGATGPAGVRGPNGDSGRPGEPGLMGPRGFPGSPGNIGPAGKEGPAGLPGIDGRPGPIGPAGARGEPGNIGFPGPKGPTGDPGKAGEKGHAGLAGPRGAPGPDGNNGAQGPPGLQGVQGGKGEQGPAGPPGFQGLPGPAGTAGEAGKPGERGIPGEFGLPGPAGARGERGPPGESGAAGPTGPIGSRGPSGPPGPDGNKGEPGVVGAPGTAGPSGPSGLPGERGAAGIPGGKGEKGETGLRGDVGSPGRDGARGAPGAVGAPGPAGANGDRGEAGPAGPAGPAGPRGSPGERGEVGPAGPNGFAGPAGAAGQPGAKGERGTKGPKGENGPVGPTGPVGAAGPSGPNGPPGPAGSRGDGGPPGATGFPGAAGRTGPPGPAGISGPPGPPGPAGKEGLRGPRGDQGPVGRTGEPGAAGPPGFVGEKGPSGEPGTAGPPGTPGPQGFLGPPGFLGLPGSRGERGLPGVAGSVGEPGPLGIAGPPGARGPPGNVGNPGVNGAPGEAGRDGNPGNDGPPGRDGQPGHKGERGYPGNAGPVGAAGAPGPQGPVGPTGKHGSRGEPGPVGAVGPAGAVGPRGPSGPQGIRGDKGEPGDKGPRGLPGLKGHNGLQGLPGLAGHHGDQGAPGAVGPAGPRGPAGPTGPAGKDGRTGQPGAVGPAGIRGSQGSQGPAGPPGPPGPPGPPGPSGGGYDFGFDGDFYRADQPRSPASLRPKDYEVDATLKSLNNQIETLLTPEGSRKNPARTCRDLRLSHPEWSSGYYWIDPNQGCTMDAIKVYCDFSTGETCIRAQPEDIPVKNWYRNSKAKKHVWVGETINGGTQFEYNVEGVTTKEMATQLAFMRLLANHASQNITYHCKNSIAYMDEETGNLKKAVILQGSNDVELVAEGNSRFTYTVLVDGCSKKTNEWKKTIIEYKTNKPSRLPILDIAPLDIGGADQEIRLNIGPVCFK; translated from the exons ATGCTCAGCTTTGTGGATACGCGGACTTTGTTGCTGCTTGCAGTAACTTCGTGCCTAGCAACATGCCAAT CCTTACAAGAG GCAACTGCAAGAAAG GGCCCAAGTGGAGATAGAGGACCACGCGGAGAAAGG GGTCCACCAGGCCCACCAGGCAGAGATGGTGATGACGGCATCCCAGGCCCTCCTGGTCCCCCTGGCCCTCCTGGCCCCCCTGGTCTTGGCGGG AACTTTGCTGCTCAGTTTGATGGAAAAGGAGGTGGCCCTGGACCAATG GGGCTGATGGGACCTCGCGGCCCTCCTGGTGCCTCTGGAGCCCCT GGCCCACAAGGTTTCCAGGGACCTCCTGGTGAGCCTGGTGAACCTGGTCAGACT GGTCCTGCTGGTGCTCGTGGCCCACCTGGCCCTCCTGGCAAGGCTGGTGAGGAT GGTCACCCTGGAAAACCTGGACGACCTGGTGAGAGAGGAGTTGTTGGACCacag GGTGCTCGTGGCTTTCCTGGAACTCCTGGACTCCCTGGCTTCAAGGGCATTAGG GGTCACAACGGTCTGGATGGATTGAAGGGACAGCCTGGTGCCCCAGGTGTGAAG GGTGAACCTGGTGCCCCTGGTGAAAATGGAACTCCAGGTCAAACG GGAGCCCGCGGTCTTCCTGGTGAGAGAGGACGTGTTGGTGCCCCTGGCCCAGCT GGTGCCCGTGGAAGTGATGGAAGTGTGGGTCCTGTGGGCCCTGCT GGTCCCATTGGGTCTGCcggccctccaggcttcccaggtgctccTGGCCCCAAG GGTGAACTTGGACCTGTTGGTAACCCTGGCCCTGCTGGTCCCGCGGGTCCCCGTGGTGAAGTGGGTCTTCCAGGCCTTTCTGGCCCTGTTGGACCTCCT GGCAACCCCGGAGCCAATGGGCTTCCTGGTGCTAAGGGTGCTGCT GGCCTTCCCGGTGTTGCTGGGGCTCCCGGCCTCCCTGGACCCCGGGGTATTCCTGGCCCTGTTGGTGCTGCCGGAGCTACTGGCGCCAGAGGACTTGTT GGTGAGCCCGGCCCAGCTGGTTCGAAAGGAGAGAGTGGCAACAAGGGAGAGCCT ggCGCTGTTGGACAGCCAGGTCCTCCTGGCCCCAGTggtgaagaaggaaagagaggctCCACTGGAGAAATCGGACCCGCTGGCCCCCCAGGACCTCCTGGGCTGAGG GGAAATCCAGGCTCCCGTGGTCTGCCTGGAGCTGACGGCAGAGCTGGTGTCATG GGCCCTGCTGGTAGCCGTGGTGCAACTGGCCCTGCTGGTGTGCGAGGCCCCAATGGAGATTCTGGTCGCCCTGGAGAGCCTGGCCTCATGGGACCCCGA GGTTTCCCAGGTTCCCCTGGAAATattggcccagctggtaaagaaggtCCTGCG GGTCTCCCTGGTATTGATGGCAGACCTGGACCCATTGGCCCAGCTGGAGCAAGAGGAGAGCCTGGCAACATTGGATTCCCTGGACCCAAAGGCCCCACT gGTGATCCTGGCAAAGCTGGTGAAAAAGGTCATGCTGGTCTTGCTGGCCCTCGG GGTGCTCCAGGTCCTGATGGCAACAATGGTGCTCAGGGACCCCCTGGACTACAG GGTGTCCAAGGTGGAAAGGGTGAACAAGGTCCTGCTGGTCCTCCAGGCTTCCAG GGTCTGCCTGGCCCTGCAGGCACAGCTGGTGAAGCTGGCAAACCAGGAGAAAGG GGTATCCCTGGTGAATTTGGTCTCCCTGGCCCTGCTGGTGCAAGA GGCGAGCGTGGGCCCCCAGGTGAAAGTGGTGCTGCCGGGCCTACTGGGCCTATTGGAAGCCGAGGTCCTTCTGGACCCCCAGGGCCTGATGGGAACAAG GGCGAACCGGGTGTGGTTGGTGCTCCAGGCACTGCTGGTCCATCTGGTCCTAGTGGACTCCCAGGAGAGAGGGGTGCGGCCGGCATTCCtggaggcaagggagaaaag GGTGAAACTGGTCTCAGAGGTGACGTTGGTAGCCCTGGCAGAGATGGTGCTCGT GGTGCTCCCGGCGCTGTTGGTGCTCCTGGCCCTGCTGGAGCCAACGGGGACCGG GGTGAAGCTGGTCCCGCCGGCCCTGCTGGCCCTGCTGGTCCTCGTGGTAGCCCT GGTGAACGTGGTGAGGTTGGTCCCGCTGGCCCCAACGGATTTGCTGGTCCTGCT GGTGCTGCTGGTCAACCTGGTGCTAAAGGGGAGAGAGGAACCAAAGGACCCAAGGGTGAAAATGGTCCTGTTGGTCCCACAGGCCCCGTTGGAGCTGCTGGTCCGTCT GGTCCAAATGGCCCACCTGGTCCTGCTGGAAGTCGTGGTGATGGAGGGCCCCCT GGGGCTACTGGTTTCCCTGGTGCTGCTGGACGGACTGGTCCCCCTGGACCCGCT GGTATCTCTGGCCCCCCTGGCCCCCCTGGTCCTGCTGGTAAAGAAGGGCTCCGTGGGCCTCGTGGAGACCAAGGTCCAGTTGGTCGAACTGGAGAGCCAGGTGCCGCTGGCCCTCCTGGCTTTGTTGGTGAGAAGGGTCCCTCTGGAGAGCCTGGTACTGCT GGACCTCCTGGAACCCCAGGGCCACAAGGTTTTCTTGGCCCTCCTGGTTTTCTGGGTCTCCCGGGCTCCAGAGGTGAGCGTGGTCTACCAGGTGTCGCTGGATCTGTG GGTGAACCTGGCCCCCTCGGCATTGCAGGCCCACCTGGGGCCCGTGGTCCCCCTGGTAATGTCGGTAATCCTGGCGTCAATGGTGCTCCTGGTGAAGCTGGTCGTGAC GGCAACCCTGGGAATGACGGTCCCCCAGGCCGCGATGGTCAACCCGGACACAAG GGGGAGCGTGGTTACCCCGGTAATGCGGGTCCTGTTGGTGCTGCTGGTGCTCCTGGCCCTCAAGGCCCCGTGGGTCCCACTGGTAAACACGGAAGCCGTGGTGAACCG GGTCCTGTCGGTGCTGTTGGTCCTGCTGGTGCTGTTGGCCCAAGAGGTCCCAGT GGCCCACAAGGTATTCGAGGTGACAAGGGAGAGCCTGGTGACAAGGGTCCCAGAGGTCTTCCTGGCTTAAAGGGACACAATGGGTTGCAAGGTCTTCCGGGTCTTGCT GGTCATCACGGCGATCAAGGTGCCCCCGGTGCTGTGGGTCCCGCTGGTCCTAGG GGCCCTGCTGGTCCTACTGGCCCCGCTGGCAAAGATGGTCGCACTGGACAGCCTGGTGCAGTCGGACCTGCTGGCATTCGTGGTTCTCAGGGTAGCCAAGGTCCTGCT GGCCCTCCTGGTCCCCCCGGCCCTCCTGGACCTCCTGGCCCAAGTGGTGGTGGTTACGACTTTGGTTTTGATGGAGACTTCTACAGGGCTGACCAGCCTCGCTCACCAGCTTCTCTCAGACCCAAGGATTATGAAGTTGATGCTACTCTGAAATCTCTCAACAACCAGATTGAGACCCTTCTTACTCCAGAAGGCTCTAGGAAGAACCCAGCTCGCACATGCCGAGACTTGAGACTCAGCCACCCAGAATGGAGCAGTG gttaCTACTGGATTGACCCTAACCAAGGATGTACTATGGATGCTATCAAAGTATACTGTGATTTCTCTACTGGCGAAACCTGCATCCGGGCTCAACCTGAAGACATCCCAGTCAAGAACTGGTACAGAAATTCCAAGGCCAAGAAGCATGTCTGGGTAGGAGAAACTATCAATGGTGGCACCCAG TTTGAATACAATGTTGAAGGAGTAACCACCAAGGAGATGGCTACCCAGCTTGCCTTCATGCGTCTGCTGGCCAACCATGCCTCTCAGAACATCACCTACCATTGCAAGAACAGCATTGCATACATGGATGAGGAGACTGGCAACCTGAAAAAGGCTGTCATTCTGCAAGGATCCAATGATGTCGAACTTGTTGCCGAGGGCAACAGCAGATTCACCTACACTGTTCTTGTAGATGGCTGCTCT aaaaagacaaatgaatgGAAGAAGACAATCATTGAGTATAAAACAAACAAGCCATCTCGCCTGCCTATCCTTGATATTGCACCTTTGGACATCGGTGGCGCTGACCAAGAAATCAGATTGAACATTGGCCCGGTCTGTTTCAAATAA